Proteins encoded within one genomic window of Brassica rapa cultivar Chiifu-401-42 chromosome A09, CAAS_Brap_v3.01, whole genome shotgun sequence:
- the LOC103847161 gene encoding E3 ubiquitin-protein ligase RKP, with protein MQEKYQVMEFQQRKCCVILELSSNLPRVLEVCTSAIPQAFLDGTDTNPSRLAEEGTNVPEVALPEVVVPGRDDKDGLMLPVPDVLQRPNTKEQLAIAFIIFSIFV; from the exons ATGCAAGAAAAGTATCAG GTAATGGAGTTTCAGCAAAGGAAATGTTGCGTGATATTAGAGCTTTCAAGCAATCTCCCAAGGGTCTTAGAGGTTTGCACTTCTGCAATACCACAAGCATTTCTTGATGGGACGGACACAAATCCTTCCAGGCTCGCTGAG GAAGGTACAAATGTCCCTGAAGTAGCGCTGCCTGAAGTTGTGGTACCAGGAAGAGATGACAAAGATGGTCTAATGCTTCCAGTGCCGGACGTTCTGCAACGACCAAACACCAAAGAACAACTTGCTATTGCTTTTATTATCTTTTCCATTTTCGTTTAa